The sequence AGAGGATTTTATTTTGTAAAAGCATAGATTTATTTAAATTATTTATACACTCTTTTTTTCTGCAATGTAGATTTTTACATTAGTATTTCTAAATTTAGATAATTCTTTTTCGGAAATATTAAAGTCAGTAACAATCACATCAACCGAATCTATATCACAGACCTTCGTAAAAGCGACATTCCCGAATTTACTACTATCCGCCAGTACTATTACCTCCTTCGATATTTCAACGATACTCTTCTTGATATTGCTTTCTTCTATATTAGAATTGGTTATACCTCTATCAACATCTATGGCATCTGCTCCCAAAAATGCTTTATCCACATTTAATTCTTTCAAAATATTTTCTGTAAATGGTCCTATTAAACTATATACACCTTTTCTGTGTTGACCTCCTAATACCACTAAATCAATTCCATTAGCTTCACTCAGCACATATGCTATCATCAAATCATTGGTTATTACGGTAATATTGTCGAGATCCTTCATCTGCCTTGCAAGTAACAATGTAGTCGTCCCAGAGTCTAATAATATTGTTTCGCCTTGTTTTATAAAATTAACTGCATATGCACCAATAGCCTGTTTTTCATCAATTTTTTCTTTTTCTTTAATCTCATAAATAGGCTCAAATCGTGTCCCCTTTGTCAAACTCATAGCACCCCCATGAGTCCTGGTAATAAACTTCTCTTTTTCTAACATTCTTAAATCCCTGTTAACGGTTGCCTTGGATACTTTAAAATGGTCACATAATTCCATAATAGTTACCACTTTTTTATCATCTATATATTCGGCCATATTATACAATCTCTCACCTTTTAACATAAACAGATTCTCCTTTTGTTTAATATCACGATTTATGCAATAAATTTGATATTATTTGATTTGTTTTGATTGTATCACAGCCAAACTTTTAAGGCAAGTAACTTATTTACATCATCAATTTTGCATAAAATTCCCATTTATTTGAACAACTAACAATCAAAGAAATGTCAGATTAGAAGAACATTTATAACTGTTCATATTAACTATTTTGCAACTGATTGATTACTTTAACTAAATTCTTTACTAAATGTTCATGATATATTTTTCCCTTGTCTCTTGAAGATTTTGTCGGTTCGCCTGTGACTCCTCCGGCTTTTTCTGCATTTTTTCTTGCTGATTTTACAGAAGTGGGTACATAACACAAAGTATCATGAGAATATGAAGGATCAACGGAGTATAATTCTTTTTCTTCTATCGGGTTATCCGCTGCTTTATCAATTTGTACCAAGTTTTCATATCTGTAAAGCATATGCGAACTTTCTATTTCTTCAGCATGTCCTACCGGTCCGAAACCAAGCTCTTTGACTATATCCTTTGACATATAGGCCGGATCAAATATTTTTATTTCTACATCCAGTTCTCTTTGTGCTTTTTCAGCAGTTAATTGCATCCAAATC is a genomic window of Acidilutibacter cellobiosedens containing:
- a CDS encoding DeoR/GlpR family DNA-binding transcription regulator, translating into MLKGERLYNMAEYIDDKKVVTIMELCDHFKVSKATVNRDLRMLEKEKFITRTHGGAMSLTKGTRFEPIYEIKEKEKIDEKQAIGAYAVNFIKQGETILLDSGTTTLLLARQMKDLDNITVITNDLMIAYVLSEANGIDLVVLGGQHRKGVYSLIGPFTENILKELNVDKAFLGADAIDVDRGITNSNIEESNIKKSIVEISKEVIVLADSSKFGNVAFTKVCDIDSVDVIVTDFNISEKELSKFRNTNVKIYIAEKKSV
- a CDS encoding creatininase family protein, with the protein product MKNWLQENNWEEVKELIKKSKGVAIIPVGSTEQHGLHLPVGTDTYIAITLAEDAALKTNALIVPPLWFGWSPHHMVLPGTITIRPEILSEYLFDIVKSLSVHGIKKFLLINGHRIVNVIWMQLTAEKAQRELDVEIKIFDPAYMSKDIVKELGFGPVGHAEEIESSHMLYRYENLVQIDKAADNPIEEKELYSVDPSYSHDTLCYVPTSVKSARKNAEKAGGVTGEPTKSSRDKGKIYHEHLVKNLVKVINQLQNS